The candidate division KSB1 bacterium genome window below encodes:
- a CDS encoding dockerin type I domain-containing protein: protein MNRRQMMLAFALALLATRPALSQTVWQKYQGNPVFTASQSWENPYGVIGPRILKIGNVYKMWYTGLGTHRQIGLATSTDGINWTRSNPNPVLPNGQPGAFDADHVDYGSVVFHNNKYWMWYTGWNNGIKKIGLATSLDGVNWTRHPNNPVLTVGAGAAWDAQSVFAPYVIFDGTSFKMWYHGSGQYVQAAGFAESTDGIIWKKHQNNPVLPPVPNSWESYTMGINTVVLTNGVYQMWYGGNDGAITRLGYATSNDGVNWQKYSSNPILGPGGSGAWDSAMIGGFCVVRENNAYKMWYSGRSGDPWLIGYATSQITPMPVSKRFVYIPRIYGLPGDTITVTLFADSVSGISGGDVTILFDAETLKAVRVQSTKYTRDFLIAANLDTPGVARVSLASPRAAVGGGGGLFNIKMLVNPALPVPPTPQPRPLKLAHTAFYAESGKSISITKRDGEFILGRSRGDVNRDGRINAADAILALRIAAGLLIPTPNQLADADIDGNGEVESLDASCMLKRAVGLDCPTGGASTIAANLLISPFRAGAGHQTETSLSLNGIDKLLGGDVSLHFDASALEITDVQPSPELEGAGFVANLENSGQVNFSFAAANGFQASTIAIVKLRAKKQVDEKSLRATDMTFFDAQGRRWKGVLTGVNEAPVSSLPAQFHLEQNYPNPFYLHANSPGRASQTQIRYALPHTAHVKLAVYDINGRLVRLLEDAEKPAGEHARIWDGLDENRAPAATGFYLYRLQAGQITSTRKLLLLP, encoded by the coding sequence ATGAATCGACGACAGATGATGCTCGCTTTTGCGCTGGCTCTGCTGGCGACCCGCCCCGCCCTTTCCCAAACTGTGTGGCAAAAATATCAAGGCAATCCCGTGTTCACCGCCAGCCAAAGCTGGGAAAATCCTTACGGTGTGATCGGCCCGCGCATTTTGAAAATCGGGAACGTTTACAAAATGTGGTACACTGGTTTAGGCACTCATCGGCAAATCGGCCTTGCCACCTCAACCGACGGCATTAATTGGACGAGGTCGAACCCGAATCCGGTTTTACCGAACGGCCAGCCCGGCGCTTTTGATGCGGATCATGTCGATTACGGTTCGGTTGTTTTTCACAACAATAAATATTGGATGTGGTACACCGGTTGGAACAATGGAATTAAAAAAATTGGTTTGGCCACCTCGCTGGATGGCGTGAATTGGACGAGACATCCCAACAACCCGGTGCTAACCGTTGGCGCCGGCGCGGCGTGGGATGCGCAGAGCGTGTTTGCACCTTATGTTATTTTTGATGGAACCTCTTTTAAAATGTGGTATCACGGCAGCGGCCAGTATGTGCAAGCGGCAGGATTCGCCGAATCAACCGACGGTATTATTTGGAAAAAACATCAAAACAATCCGGTGCTTCCGCCGGTTCCCAACTCTTGGGAATCGTATACCATGGGCATCAACACGGTAGTGTTGACAAACGGCGTCTATCAAATGTGGTATGGCGGTAACGATGGCGCCATCACGCGTCTCGGTTATGCCACTTCTAACGACGGTGTAAATTGGCAAAAATATAGCAGCAATCCGATTCTTGGACCCGGTGGCTCCGGCGCCTGGGACAGCGCCATGATCGGCGGATTTTGTGTCGTACGTGAAAACAATGCGTATAAAATGTGGTACAGCGGGCGCAGCGGCGATCCGTGGCTCATCGGCTACGCCACTTCACAAATCACCCCGATGCCTGTTTCCAAGCGTTTTGTTTATATTCCCCGCATTTATGGGCTCCCCGGCGACACCATCACGGTTACGCTTTTCGCCGATTCCGTCTCCGGCATCAGCGGCGGCGATGTAACGATTTTATTTGATGCTGAAACCTTGAAAGCCGTCAGGGTTCAATCAACGAAATACACGCGCGATTTTTTAATTGCCGCCAATCTCGACACGCCGGGCGTTGCGCGCGTTTCGCTGGCGAGTCCACGAGCCGCCGTCGGTGGAGGGGGAGGCTTGTTTAATATAAAAATGCTTGTCAACCCTGCGCTTCCAGTGCCTCCGACTCCTCAACCCAGGCCATTAAAGTTGGCTCACACCGCCTTTTACGCGGAGAGCGGTAAATCGATTTCGATCACCAAACGCGACGGCGAATTTATTTTGGGCCGCTCGCGCGGCGACGTGAATCGAGACGGCCGCATCAACGCCGCCGATGCGATTCTCGCCTTGCGCATTGCAGCCGGGCTTCTTATTCCGACTCCCAATCAGCTCGCCGACGCCGATATCGACGGCAACGGCGAGGTGGAAAGCCTGGATGCCAGTTGTATGTTGAAACGCGCGGTCGGTTTGGATTGCCCGACCGGCGGCGCCTCCACTATCGCCGCGAATCTTCTCATCTCGCCTTTTCGTGCCGGGGCCGGCCATCAAACGGAGACGAGCCTCTCGCTGAATGGCATCGACAAGCTGCTCGGCGGCGATGTGAGTTTGCACTTTGACGCCAGTGCCCTCGAAATAACCGACGTTCAGCCGAGCCCGGAGCTGGAAGGTGCCGGCTTCGTGGCCAATTTGGAAAACAGCGGCCAAGTCAATTTCAGCTTTGCCGCTGCGAACGGTTTTCAAGCCAGCACAATTGCCATCGTCAAGTTGCGCGCCAAAAAACAAGTCGACGAGAAAAGCTTGCGCGCAACTGACATGACATTTTTTGATGCGCAAGGCCGGCGCTGGAAAGGCGTGTTGACCGGCGTCAATGAAGCGCCGGTTTCGAGCCTGCCCGCACAATTTCATCTCGAGCAAAACTATCCGAATCCGTTTTATTTGCACGCAAACTCTCCGGGCCGCGCCAGCCAAACACAAATTCGTTACGCCTTGCCGCACACCGCGCATGTCAAGCTCGCCGTTTATGATATTAACGGCAGGCTGGTGCGTCTCCTGGAAGATGCCGAAAAACCGGCCGGCGAACATGCTCGAATCTGGGATGGCCTCGACGAAAACAGAGCGCCGGCGGCAACGGGCTTTTATCTTTACCGGTTGCAAGCCGGACAAATCACCTCGACGCGGAAATTATTGTTGCTGCCGTAG
- a CDS encoding oligosaccharide flippase family protein: MRLADYLKQSAWAGLDKSLPVIYGLGFLFAVVRVLPKEEFGLLGLFQAVFLFIEMIDQTLVQIPLVKFLSEGKENNWSIPASFLLSLLVLLLSAIACLVAAPLLAALMEAPKLAELLWLTPVLVAAFFLKNLAGQICIAHHWFRRLFVIDAAYFLGSLMLLLGWHVAFELSDTREVIWINICAAMAASLLSVILTWDVLKQTRWQFKLAQLKRFLAFGKYSFGTGIGNFFYAQIDVFLIGYFYDLTKVAIYRAGKIIFQFYNIVSQATQVVLLPLISQLDTAGKREELRALAEKTICFLFLILLPLHLLLLFGAELLLQVVYHGKYNDAVPILRVLVLGAFFLPWGAVGSNMQMGTGKSRVSFLFVILVAAFNLAANLLLLPRLGVIGAGLATTLTMLFGGTLHTLYMRRAVGLTLAGVWQRRLDALHFSRGWMAKLRTTMISTR, encoded by the coding sequence ATGCGATTGGCCGATTACCTCAAACAAAGCGCCTGGGCCGGCCTGGATAAATCGCTGCCGGTCATCTACGGCCTGGGATTTCTTTTCGCCGTCGTCCGCGTCTTGCCGAAAGAAGAGTTTGGACTGCTCGGCTTGTTCCAGGCCGTGTTTCTTTTTATTGAGATGATCGATCAGACGTTGGTTCAAATTCCGTTGGTGAAATTTTTATCCGAGGGAAAAGAGAACAATTGGTCGATTCCGGCGTCGTTCTTGCTGAGTTTGTTGGTGTTGTTGCTTTCCGCCATCGCCTGTCTCGTGGCCGCGCCGTTACTGGCGGCATTGATGGAGGCGCCGAAATTGGCGGAGTTGCTGTGGCTGACACCTGTGCTCGTTGCCGCCTTTTTCTTGAAAAATTTGGCCGGCCAGATTTGCATTGCCCATCATTGGTTCCGGCGTTTATTCGTGATCGACGCCGCTTATTTTCTCGGCTCGTTGATGCTTTTGCTCGGCTGGCATGTCGCGTTCGAGCTCTCCGACACCCGCGAGGTGATCTGGATCAACATTTGCGCCGCGATGGCTGCGTCATTATTGTCCGTGATTTTAACCTGGGATGTACTCAAGCAAACACGATGGCAATTCAAGCTGGCGCAGCTTAAACGGTTTCTGGCGTTTGGCAAATACTCGTTCGGCACCGGCATCGGAAATTTTTTTTACGCCCAAATCGACGTTTTTTTAATCGGTTATTTTTACGATCTCACCAAAGTGGCGATCTATCGCGCCGGAAAAATTATTTTCCAATTTTATAACATCGTTTCGCAGGCCACGCAAGTCGTGCTGCTGCCCTTGATCTCTCAGCTTGACACCGCCGGCAAGCGCGAAGAATTGCGCGCCCTTGCCGAAAAGACAATCTGCTTTCTGTTTCTCATTCTTTTGCCATTGCATCTGCTTCTGTTGTTTGGCGCTGAATTGCTGTTGCAGGTTGTTTATCACGGAAAGTACAACGATGCCGTCCCGATTTTGCGGGTGTTGGTGCTGGGCGCATTTTTTTTGCCCTGGGGCGCGGTGGGATCGAACATGCAAATGGGCACGGGAAAATCAAGGGTGAGCTTTCTCTTCGTCATCCTGGTTGCGGCCTTCAACCTGGCGGCGAATCTGCTTCTGCTTCCCCGCCTTGGCGTCATCGGCGCGGGGTTGGCCACTACCCTCACGATGCTGTTTGGCGGCACCTTGCACACGCTTTATATGAGGCGAGCCGTCGGCTTAACCCTGGCCGGGGTTTGGCAGCGGCGCTTGGATGCGCTGCATTTCAGCCGCGGGTGGATGGCAAAACTCAGAACCACGATGATATCTACGCGCTGA